The following coding sequences are from one Capsicum annuum cultivar UCD-10X-F1 chromosome 3, UCD10Xv1.1, whole genome shotgun sequence window:
- the LOC107862476 gene encoding HIPL1 protein: MGSSQFLIILLLSFLLNFCPCYSLPLCTDSRAPLPEKTSLTFCPYNGTSCCSPGDDKQLKTQFDAMNIADSGCASLVKSILCAKCDQFSADLFSTSSAPRQLPILCNSTTSAISTQSSQATNDFCTKVWTTCQNVSIMSSPFAASLKGQAPTPVKSNSTKLTDLWQSQNDFCNAFGGASGDGSVCFAGEPVILNTTRPLSPPGGLCLEKIGNGSYLDMAAHPDGSNRAFFTNQQGKIWLATIPDVDSGKMLELDEANPFLDLTDEVHFDTQFGMMGIAFHPKFSQNGRFFASFNCDKQSWAGCAGRCSCNSDVDCDPSKLPNDSGTRPCQFQTVIAEFTANGTASQPSEAKTAGPKEVRRIFTMGLPFTGHHGGQILFGPSDGYLYFMMGDGGGTGDPYNFSQNKKSLLGKIMRLDVDSTPSAAEITKLGLWGNYTIPKDNPYIEDKELQPEIWTLGMRNPWRCSFDSARPSYFMCADTGQDHYEEVDIITKGGNYGWRIYEGTRLFTPPKSPAENTSMISSINPIFPVMGYNHSDVNENEGSASITGGYFYRSTTDPCMSGRYLYADLYAGAMWAGTESPEGSGTFNTTEIPFNCAGNSPINCAFVPGSTVPALGYIFSYGEDNNKDVYLLASSGVYRVARPSRCKYTCSKENATDIATPAPATSPPSAAVAFTGSYKNLAVLLLSFWLMVVS, from the exons ATGGGAAGCAGTCAATTCTTGATCATCCTTCTGTTGAGCTTTTTGCTGAACTTTTGTCCTTGTTATTCACTTCCTCTGTGTACTGATTCAA GGGCTCCTCTGCCTGAAAAGACTTCACTGACATTCTGCCCTTATAATGGAACCTCATGCTGCAGCCCTGGTGATGATAAGCAATTAAAGACTCAATTTGATGCTATGAATATTGCTGATTCTGGTTGTGCTTCTCTTGTGAAGTCCATCCTCTGCGCG AAATGTGATCAATTTTCAGCAGATCTCTTTAGTACTAGTTCTGCGCCTAGACAACTTCCTATACTGTGCAACTCCACAACTTCAGCAATTTCTACGCAATCTAGCCAAGCTACGAATGACTTTTGCACTAAGGTATGGACTACATGTCAAAATGTGTCCATCATGAGTTCTCCCTTTGCTGCTTCCTTGAAAGGTCAAGCTCCAACACCTGTAAAGTCCAATTCCACCAAGTTGACGGATCTCTGGCAATCACAAAACGATTTCTGTAATGCATTTGGAGGAGCTTCTGGTGATGGATCAGTATGCTTTGCTGGAGAACCTGTTATCTTAAATACCACTCGACCTTTAAGTCCGCCAGGCGGTTTGTGCCTTGAGAAAATAGGAAATGGCAGTTATCTCGATATGGCTGCTCATCCTGATGGCTCTAATCGTGCCTTTTTCACGAATCAGCAAGGAAAAATATGGTTAGCTACAATTCCAGACGTTGACTCTGGAAAGATGTTAGAGCTTGATGAGGCCAATCCTTTTCTGGATCTAACTGATGAGGTTCATTTTGACACTCAATTCGGTATGATGGGGATTGCATTTCATCCAAAGTTCTCACAAAATGGCCGTTTCTTTGCTTCCTTCAATTGCGATAAGCAATCATGGGCCGGATGTGCAGGAAGATGCTCTTGTAACTCGGATGTGGATTGTGATCCATCAAAACTACCTAATGATAGTGGTACCCGACCATGCCAATTTCAAACAGTTATTGCAGAATTTACTGCAAATGGGACAGCGTCCCAGCCTTCAGAG GCAAAAACTGCCGGCCCGAAAGAAGTCAGAAGAATATTCACCATGGGCCTTCCTTTTACCGGTCATCATGGTGGTCAGATTCTTTTCGGACCTAGCGATGGATATTTGTATTTCATGATGGGAGATGGTGGGGGTACTGGAGATCCTTACAATTTTTCCCAAAACAAGAAGTCACTGCTCGGAAAGATTATGAGACTTGATGTCGATAGCACACCAA GTGCTGCGGAGATTACCAAGCTTGGTTTATGGGGAAACTACACCATTCCAAAGGATAATCCTTATATTGAAGATAAAGAGCTGCAGCCTGAAATATGGACACTAGGAATGCGAAATCCTTGGCGTTGCAGCTTTGATTCTGCAAGGCCATCTTACTTTATGTGTGCAGATACAGGCCAG GATCATTATGAAGAGGTGGATATAATCACCAAGGGAGGAAACTATGGTTGGCGCATCTACGAGGGCACCAGACTATTCACTCCTCCAAAATCACCTGCAGAAAATACATCTATGATCAGTTCAATAAACCCAATTTTCCCAGTCATGGGTTATAATCACTCTGATGTAAATGAGAATGAAGGATCAGCCTCAATCACTGGTGGATACTTCTATAGGTCCACCACTGATCCTTGCATGTCCGGAAG GTATCTGTATGCAGACTTGTATGCAGGTGCTATGTGGGCAGGCACTGAGAGCCCCGAGGGCAGTGGAACATTTAACACGACGGAAATTCCATTCAATTGTGCTGGAAATTCCCCTATAAATTGTGCCTTCGTTCCAGGAAGCACAGTTCCAGCtttgggctacattttctcgtacgGTGAGGATAACAATAAGGATGTATACCTCCTAGCAAGCAGTGGCGTATACAGGGTTGCACGTCCCAGTCGATGTAAATACACTTGTTCTAAGGAAAATGCTACTGATATTGCTACTCCAGCTCCTGCTACTTCCCCTCCTTCAGCAGCAGTCGCGTTTACAGGTTCATACAAGAATTTAGCAGTACTCCTGTTGTCCTTTTGGTTGATGGTGGTCAGCTGA